One window of Epinephelus fuscoguttatus linkage group LG9, E.fuscoguttatus.final_Chr_v1 genomic DNA carries:
- the lamp2 gene encoding lysosome-associated membrane glycoprotein 2 isoform X3 — protein MYRYAAVVLSLALGIAFQLSHGTEVNVTDKDNNLCLYANLMVNFSVSYDTTDNKSATTEFELPETVTSDGSKCDTTSSLLKINFGEGHSWSMNFTVNGKMYQIDTITFSYNLGDTKFFPKASTNETANVYVKPHITDVGMDTCYSCKSKEVLEADLVNQTLWNVLIQAFVSNNITSENITSCAADVPTTPVAPTTHATSTAAPITNATSTVPTTTTPTPPLPTPTTGKYHFKPNENSTVCLMAYFGLRVAYKQAEMNFDPNGTTISGSCGDNTSELVVVSNTMTIMLTFVHDTKKFRLHALNITGKTSAGVTFSEANTNLSLWEAAVGSSYMCNKEQSYNITSQLTIDTFDLQVQPFGVKNDVFSTAHECSLDDTSILIPIIVGAALAGLILIVVIAYVIGRRKTYVGYQTL, from the exons ATGTACCGATAtgctgcagttgttttatccctcGCCCTGGGAATCG CGTTCCAGCTTTCACACGGCACTGAGGTGAACGTCACTGACAAAGACAACAACTTATGCCTCTATGCCAATCTAATGGTCAACTTCTCAGTCTCCTATGACACAACTGACAATAAG AGTGCAACAACCGAGTTTGAACTTCCTGAAACAGTCACATCAGATGGAAGTAAGTGTGATACCACAAGCTCATTGTTGAAGATTAATTTTGGAGAAGGACACTCCTGGAGCATGAACTTCACCGTGAATGGAAAAATGTACCAAATAGACACCATTACGTTTTCCTACAACCTTGGTGACACAAAATTCTTCCCTAAAGCATCGACAAATG AAACCGCAAATGTCTACGTGAAGCCTCACATTACAGACGTAGGCATGGACACCTGCTACTCCTGCAAGAGTAAAGAGGTGCTCGAAGCTGATTTGGTCAATCAGACGCTGTGGAACGTGCTCATACAGGCTTTTGTCAGTAACAACATCACGAGTGAAAACA TCACTTCTTGTGCTGCTGATGTACCCACAACCCCGGTTGCCCCCACCACTCATGCCACCAGCACTGCGGCTCCCATCACAAATGCTACGTCCACTGTCCCTACTACCACCACCCCGACCCCACCCCTCCCCACACCCACCACTGGGAAGTACCACTTCAAGCCCAATGAAAACAGCACAGTTTGTCTGATGGCTTACTTTGGCCTGCGGGTTGCTTACAAGCAAGCTGAG ATGAACTTTGACCCCAATGGGACCACCATCTCTGGATCATGTGGAGATAACACCAGTGAGCTGGTGGTGGTGTCCAACACAATGACTATCATGCTCACTTTTGTccat GACACAAAGAAATTCCGCCTACACGCTCTGAACATCACTGGAAAGACGAGCGCTG GTGTGACGTTCTCTGAGGCAAACACCAACCTGAGTCTGTGGGAGGCGGCTGTCGGCAGCTCCTACATGTGTAACAAGGAACAGAGCTACAACATCACGAGCCAGCTCACCATTGACACCTTCGACCTTCAAGTTCAGCCGTTCGGAGTCAAGAACGATGTTTTCAGTACAG CCCATGAATGTTCATTGGATGACACCAGCATCTTAATCCCAATCATTGTTGGCGCTGCGCTGGCTGGCTTGATTCTCATTGTAGTGATCGCTTACGTGATTGGTCGAAGAAAGACTTATGTTGGATATCAGACCCTTTAA
- the cul4b gene encoding cullin-4B produces the protein MFPTGLSSPNPPPPPTQEARPAATDVKNDSGNITSPKKRKINGSEREDTTDTISSSPPKTLNSSSSSSSSSSSCSPTPLHIQKKLRFEDSVDFIGLDVKMAEEAAAASCSNNKSKAVFLPGGVGHHANGLTKTAGSGTFSNSKPGAAKKLVIKNFKEKPKLPENYTQETWQKLKEAVEAIQNSTSIKYNLEELYQAVENLCSHKISAKLYKQLRAVCEDHIKAQIDQFREDALDSVLFLKKIDKCWQDHCRQMIMIRSIFLFLDRTYVLQNSMLPSIWDMGLELFRFYIISDLKVQSKTIDGILLLIERERSGEAIDRSLLRSLLSMLSDLQIYQDSFEQRFLEETNRLYAAEGQRLMQEREVPEYLHHVNKRLEEEADRVITYLDQSTQKPLIATVEKQLLGEHLKATLQKGLTHLLDENRIQDLSLLYQLFSRVRGGVQVLLQHWIEYIKAFGSTIVINPEKDKTMVQELLDFKDKVDHIIDVCFMKNEKFVNAMKEAFETFINKRPNKPAELIAKHVDSKLRAGNKEATDEELEKMLDKIMIIFRFIYGKDVFEAFYKKDLAKRLLVGKSASVDAEKSMLSKLKHECGAAFTSKLEGMFKDMELSKDIMVQFKQYMQCQNIPGNIELTVNILTMGYWPTYVPMEVHLPPEMVRLQEIFKTFYLGKHSGRKLQWQSTLGHCVLKAEFKEGKKELQVSLFQTLVLLMFNEGEEFTLEEIKLATGIEDSELRRTLQSLACGKARVLTKIPKSKDVEDGDKFSCNDDFKHKLFRIKINQIQMKETVEEQASTTERVFQDRQYQIDAAIVRIMKMRKTLSHNLLMSEVYNQLKFPVKPADLKKRIESLIDRDYMERDKENPNQYNYVA, from the exons ATGTTTCCAACAGGTTTATCTTCCCCTAATCCCCCACCACCGCCAACCCAGGAGGCTAGACCAGCGGCTACTGATGTCAAAAACGACAGCGGTAACATCACATCTCCgaagaagaggaaaataaaCGGCTCAGAGAGGGAAGACACTACTGACACGATCTCTTCTTCGCCTCCCAAGACCCTGaattcctcctcttcttcctcctcctcctcctcctcctgctctcctaCTCCGCTGCACATCCAGAAGAAGTTGAGGTTTGAGGATTCAGTGGATTTCATTGGACTGGATGTGAAAATGGCTgaggaggctgctgctgcttcgtGCTCTAATAACAAAAGCAAAGCCGTGTTCCTGCCCGGTGGCGTGGGACACCATGCAAACGGACTGACGAAAACCGCAGGCTCCGGCACCTTTTCCAACAGTAAACCCGGTGCTGCCAAGAAACTAGTCATCAAGAACTTCAAAG AAAAACCCAAATTGCCCGAGAACTACACGCAGGAGACCTGGCAGAAGCTCAAGGAGGCAGTGGAGGCCATACAAAACAGCACTTCAATCAAGTACAATCTAGAGGAGCTCTATCAG GCTGTCGAGAACCTGTGCTCCCATAAGATATCTGCCAAGCTTTACAAACAGCTGAGAGCCGTGTGTGAAGACCACATCAAGGCACAGATTGATCAATTCAGAGA GGATGCCCTGGACAGTGTGCTTTTCCTAAAGAAAATCGACAAGTGCTGGCAAGACCACTGTAGACAAATG ATCATGATTAGgagtatatttttgtttttggatcGTACCTACGTTTTACAAAATTCAATGCTACCATCAATCTG gGACATGGGTCTGGAGCTATTCAGGTTCTACATCATCAGTGATCTGAAGGTTCAGAGTAAAACCATTGACGGGATCCTGCTGCTCATTGAGAGGGAGCGAAGCGGAGAGGCGATAGATCGCAGTCTGCTGAGGAGCCTGCTGAGCATGCTCTCTGACCTGCAG ATTTATCAAGACTCCTTTGAGCAACGCTTTTTGGAGGAAACTAATCGACTGTATGCTGCAGAGGGACAGAGGCTGATGCAGGAGAGAGAG GTACCAGAATATCTGCATCATGTCAACAAGCGCTTAGAGGAGGAGGCCGACAGAGTCATCACATATCTAGACCAGAGCACACA AAAACCGCTCATTGCCACTGTGGAGAAACAGTTGCTGGGTGAACATCTCAAAGCTACTTTGCAAAAAG GGCTGACTCACCTGCTGGATGAGAACAGAATTCAGGATCTGTCTCTTCTCTATCAGCTCTTCAGTCGAGTGCGGGGTGGTGTTCAGGTTCTCCTGCAGCACTGGATAGAGTACATAAAG GCTTTTGGAAGCACAATCGTAATCAATccagagaaagacaaaacaatggTGCAAGAGCTGCTGGACTTCAAAGACAAGGTGGATCACATCATTGACGTCTGCTTCATGAAGAACGAAAAGTTTGTCAATGCCATGAAGGAGGCTTTCGAAACATTCATCAACAAACGGCCAAATAAACCTGCAGAGCTCATAG CAAAACACGTGGATTCAAAGCTCAGGGCAGGAAACAAAGAAGCAACAGATGAAGAGCTGGAGAAGATGTTGGATAAGATCATGATTATCTTTAGATTCATCTATG gaaaagatgtttttgaGGCCTTCTACAAAAAGGATCTGGCCAAGAGGTTGCTGGTTGGTAAAAGCGCCTCTGTGGATGCTGAAAAATCGATGCTGTCAAAGCTGAAACATG AATGTGGAGCAGCGTTCACCAGCAAACTGGAGGGGATGTTCAAGGACATGGAGCTTTCTAAAGACATCATGGTGCAGTTCAAACAG TATATGCAGTGCCAAAACATTCCTGGCAACATTGAGCTGACAGTGAACATCCTCACGATGGGCTACTGGCCAACCTATGTCCCGATGGAAGTGCACCTGCCTCCTGAG ATGGTGCGACTGCAGGAGATTTTCAAGACCTTCTACCTGGGCAAACACAGCGGCAGGAAGCTGCAGTGGCAATCGACACTCGGCCATTGTGTCTTAAAAGCTGAATTTAAAGAG GGCAAAAAGGAGCTGCAGGTGTCACTATTCCAAACACTTGTGCTACTGATGTTTAACGAGGGAGAGGAGTTCACCCTGGAGGAGATCAAACTGGCAACAGGAATAG agGACAGCGAACTGCGCCGGACTCTGCAGTCACTGGCTTGTGGGAAAGCGCGCGTCCTCACCAAAATCCCCAAAAGTAAAGACGTGGAGGACGGTGACAAGTTTTCTTGCAATGATGACTTCAAACACAAGCTGTTCAGGATCAAAATAAACCAGATCCAGATGAAAGAAACG GTGGAGGAACAAGCCAGCACCACAGAACGGGTCTTTCAGGATCGTCAGTATCAGATTGATGCTGCCATCGTGCGGATCATGAAGATGAGGAAGACTCTGAGCCATAATCTCTTGATGTCTGAAGTGTACAACCAGCTCAAATTCCCTGTCAAG CCTGCTGACTTGAAGAAGAGGATAGAGTCTCTTATTGACAGGGACTATATGGAGCGTGACAAGGAGAACCCCAACCAGTACAACTACGTGGcttag
- the mcts1 gene encoding malignant T-cell-amplified sequence 1: MFKKFDEKENVSNCIQLKTSVIKGIKNQLLEQFPDIESWLNHIMPKKDPVKIVRCHEHIEILTVNGELLFFRQREGPFYPTLRLLHKYPFILPHQQVDKGAIKFVLSGANIMCPGLTSPGAKLYPAGADTVVAIMAEGKQHALCVGVMKMSAESIEKVNKGIGIENVHYLNDGLWHMKTYK; encoded by the exons ATGTTTAAAAA ATTTGACGAGAAAGAAAATGTATCGAACTGCATACAGCTGAAAACATCAGTGATCAAAGGCATCAAAAACCAGCTGTTGGAACAGTTTCCTGACATTGAGTCATGGCTCAATCACATAATGCCCAAAAAGGACCCTGTCAAAATAGTGAGATg CCATGAACACATTGAAATCTTGACAGTGAATGGAGAGCTGCTTTTCttcagacagagagaaggaccATTCTACCCAACCCTCAGACTGTTGCATAAAT ATCCTTTCATTCTTCCACACCAGCAAGTAGACAAGGGGGCCATTAAATTTGTCTTAAGTGGAGCCAACATCATGTGCCCCGGGCTGACGTCCCCAGGCGCTAAACTCTACCCAGCTGGAGCTGACACAGTAGTT GCCATAATGGCAGAGGGAAAACAACATGCACTTTGTGTTGGCGTGATGAAAATGTCTGCAGAAAGCAT agaaaaagtcaaCAAGGGAATTGGAATCGAGAACGTTCACTATCTGAATGACGGACTGTGGCACATGAAGACGTATAAATGA
- the c1galt1c1 gene encoding C1GALT1-specific chaperone 1 yields MLSEGGSFMKGMVMGGLFCLVLSLLGSFSPGMESRTDDHHHHHVKAPSKDELTRLSDSHMQELSNQVRVSCIIMVQPKILVYWATAVDTWSKHCDKAVFYTSESSKALEAVDLNEKDDWARLRKALKHAYENAGDLRWFFVAQATTFAIIENLKYLVLAKDPSEPFYLGNAMKSGELEYVSYDSGIVLSYEALKRLVRVFEDEDKCPERGRALWKLSEDKQLAVCLKYTGVFAENGEDTHGKGLFNSKSVNTLITDSMKDNPTNVVEGCCSDMAVTFNGMSPNQMQVMMFGVYRLRPYGHDFHDSLVFNPPEGSDND; encoded by the coding sequence ATGTTGTCCGAAGGAGGCTCTTTCATGAAGGGGATGGTCATGGGAGGCCTCTTCTGCTTGGTGCTGTCGCTCCTGGGTAGTTTCAGCCCCGGCATGGAGTCCAGGACAGAcgaccatcatcaccatcacgtCAAGGCCCCAAGTAAAGACGAGCTGACACGCCTCTCTGACAGTCACATGCAGGAGTTGAGCAATCAAGTCCGGGTGTCTTGCATCATCATGGTCCAGCCCAAGATCCTTGTTTACTGGGCCACTGCGGTGGACACCTGGAGCAAACACTGTGATAAGGCTGTGTTTTACACCTCTGAGTCATCTAAGGCACTTGAGGCAGTGGACCTGAATGAAAAAGATGACTGGGCGAGGTTACGTAAAGCCCTGAAGCACGCATATGAGAACGCCGGAGACCTGCGCTGGTTCTTTGTGGCACAAGCTACCACGTTTGCCATCATCGAGAACCTCAAGTACCTGGTGCTCGCTAAGGATCCCAGTGAGCCCTTCTACCTGGGCAACGCTATGAAGTCAGGGGAGCTTGAGTACGTGTCGTATGATAGTGGCATTGTTCTCAGCTATGAAGCGCTGAAAAGGTTAGTGCGTGTGTTCGAGGACGAAGACAAATGTCCAGAAAGAGGGCGTGCCCTGTGGAAGCTGAGCGAGGACAAGCAGCTGGCCGTGTGTCTCAAATATACAGGCGTCTTCGCAGAAAACGGTGAGGACACACACGGAAAGGGCCTGTTCAACAGCAAGAGTGTGAACACCCTGATAACGGACAGCATGAAGGACAACCCCACTAATGTAGTGGAGGGCTGCTGCTCTGATATGGCAGTCACATTCAACGGGATGTCACCGAATCAAATGCAGGTTATGATGTTTGGAGTTTACAGACTTCGTCCTTATGGCCACGACTTTCATGACTCGTTAGTATTTAACCCTCCTGAAGGCTCAGATAATGACTAG